From Arcobacter lacus, one genomic window encodes:
- a CDS encoding NAD(P)-dependent oxidoreductase encodes MIKKIAFIGVGVMGKFMVSNLLKNGFEVSIYARNKSKVEDSIKEGAIFCESIKECVQNKDAIITIVGYPKDVEEVYLSQEGIINSASQNSYLIDMTTTTPTLSVKIHEEAKKKNLKALDAPVSGGDIGAKNATLSIMVGGEKEDFEACKKLFEAMGKTIVYAGNAGSGQHTKMANQIAIAGVMAGVSEAIAYGKKMGLDIPTMLASISNGAAQSFHLTNNAPKMYKREFEPGFYIKHMVKDLKIANEEMPNLKVLKDVLEIYETLEENGDGDLGTQAICKYYE; translated from the coding sequence ATGATAAAAAAAATAGCATTTATTGGCGTTGGAGTTATGGGCAAATTTATGGTTTCAAATTTGCTAAAAAATGGATTTGAAGTTAGTATTTATGCAAGAAATAAATCGAAAGTAGAAGATAGTATAAAAGAGGGTGCTATTTTTTGTGAAAGTATCAAAGAGTGTGTACAAAATAAAGATGCGATTATCACAATAGTTGGTTATCCAAAAGATGTAGAAGAAGTTTATCTTTCACAAGAGGGAATTATAAACTCTGCTTCACAAAATTCATACTTAATAGATATGACAACTACAACACCAACATTATCTGTAAAAATCCACGAAGAGGCTAAAAAGAAAAATCTAAAAGCATTAGATGCTCCAGTTTCAGGTGGAGATATAGGAGCTAAAAATGCAACTTTATCTATTATGGTTGGAGGAGAAAAAGAAGATTTTGAAGCTTGTAAAAAACTATTTGAAGCGATGGGGAAAACTATCGTTTATGCTGGAAATGCAGGTAGTGGACAACATACAAAAATGGCAAATCAAATAGCAATTGCAGGAGTTATGGCAGGAGTTAGTGAAGCTATTGCATATGGCAAAAAAATGGGACTTGATATACCAACTATGTTAGCAAGTATTAGTAATGGAGCAGCTCAAAGTTTTCATCTTACAAACAATGCTCCAAAGATGTATAAAAGAGAGTTTGAACCAGGCTTTTATATAAAACATATGGTAAAAGATTTAAAAATAGCAAATGAAGAGATGCCAAACCTAAAAGTATTAAAAGATGTGTTAGAGATATATGAAACACTTGAAGAAAATGGTGATGGTGATTTAGGAACTCAAGCTATTTGTAAATATTATGAATAA
- the hypD gene encoding hydrogenase formation protein HypD has protein sequence MEKELQLKDLYDGFRDSKVIKAYKKLIDEDLKDYDKTINIMEVCGGHTHTIMKYGIPQLLNKKINFIHGPGCPVCVMPKDRIDSAYELSLQKDVILVTLGDMIKVPGSKGSLQKARSEGADVRFVYSPMDCLKIADENKDKIVVFFAIGFETTTPMTCALMEQVIKQDIKNILFHINHITVPEVMRVLVQNEKCKIDAFLGPSHVSVISGSKIYDEFPKDYNKPVVVSGFEPVDVMQSISMIVKQFKEKRADLEIEYKRLVSYEGNLKAQELINKYFKKVPFKFRGVGEVEESGYELKDEFDKYNAKIVYKDILPTSEVKENKACKCPEILMGIAKPTDCKIFGNVCTPTNPIGSCMVSSEGACSAYYKYGNLL, from the coding sequence ATGGAAAAAGAGTTACAACTAAAAGATTTATATGATGGTTTTAGAGATTCAAAAGTTATAAAAGCATATAAAAAATTAATAGATGAAGATTTGAAAGATTATGATAAAACTATAAATATTATGGAAGTTTGTGGGGGACATACTCATACTATTATGAAATATGGAATACCACAACTTTTAAATAAAAAAATAAACTTTATTCATGGTCCTGGCTGTCCTGTTTGTGTTATGCCAAAAGATAGAATAGATAGTGCTTATGAGTTAAGTTTACAAAAAGATGTGATACTTGTAACACTTGGAGATATGATAAAAGTTCCAGGAAGTAAAGGAAGTTTACAAAAAGCAAGAAGTGAAGGTGCTGATGTAAGATTTGTTTATTCTCCTATGGATTGTTTAAAAATAGCAGATGAGAATAAAGATAAAATAGTAGTATTTTTTGCAATAGGATTTGAAACAACAACTCCAATGACTTGTGCTTTAATGGAGCAAGTAATAAAACAAGATATCAAAAATATTTTGTTTCATATAAATCATATAACAGTTCCTGAAGTTATGAGAGTATTGGTTCAAAATGAGAAGTGTAAAATAGATGCTTTTTTAGGACCATCACATGTTAGTGTTATAAGTGGAAGTAAGATATATGATGAGTTTCCAAAAGATTATAATAAACCAGTTGTTGTAAGTGGCTTTGAGCCAGTTGATGTGATGCAAAGTATCTCTATGATAGTAAAACAGTTTAAAGAAAAAAGAGCTGATTTGGAAATCGAGTATAAAAGACTTGTATCATATGAGGGAAATCTAAAAGCTCAAGAACTTATAAATAAATACTTCAAAAAAGTTCCTTTTAAATTTAGAGGAGTAGGTGAGGTAGAAGAGAGTGGTTATGAACTAAAAGATGAGTTTGATAAATACAATGCAAAAATAGTTTATAAAGATATATTACCAACTAGCGAAGTAAAAGAGAATAAAGCTTGTAAATGTCCTGAAATTTTAATGGGAATTGCAAAACCAACTGATTGTAAAATCTTTGGAAATGTATGTACTCCAACAAATCCAATTGGTTCATGTATGGTGAGCAGTGAAGGTGCTTGCAGTGCTTATTATAAATATGGGAATTTGTTGTAA
- the hypA gene encoding hydrogenase/urease nickel incorporation protein HypA has translation MHEYSIVQSLLESCEEHARVNEAKKVTKVVVKIGVLSGVEPELLQTAFDTFKEQTVCHDAQFLINVQKIEILCLDCNTKSTLEKHEFSCPKCQSVNIKVTDGEDMYLMSLEMD, from the coding sequence ATGCACGAATATAGTATTGTTCAATCACTATTAGAAAGTTGCGAAGAACACGCAAGGGTAAATGAGGCAAAAAAAGTTACAAAGGTAGTTGTAAAAATTGGAGTTTTAAGTGGAGTTGAACCAGAACTTCTTCAAACGGCTTTTGATACTTTTAAAGAACAAACAGTCTGCCACGATGCACAGTTTTTGATAAATGTTCAGAAGATAGAGATTTTATGTCTTGACTGTAATACAAAATCCACTTTAGAAAAACATGAGTTTTCTTGCCCAAAATGTCAAAGTGTAAATATAAAAGTAACTGATGGGGAAGATATGTATTTGATGTCATTAGAAATGGATTGA
- a CDS encoding prepilin-type N-terminal cleavage/methylation domain-containing protein encodes MKAFSLIEIIIVLLIVAIITTFAMTKFSQITNKTHLVTLKSQLALIQAGIAEQKSKNILLSNLPNISSLDDASTNVNNQELFKKVIDFSILSTNTSDRKLGSWAKVSQNSYIFYLESNPINFVLENNSFVCKSQEDICKELN; translated from the coding sequence ATAAAAGCTTTTTCTTTAATTGAGATTATTATAGTGCTTTTAATTGTAGCTATAATAACAACTTTTGCAATGACTAAATTTAGTCAAATTACTAATAAAACTCATCTTGTAACTTTAAAATCACAATTAGCACTTATTCAAGCAGGAATAGCAGAACAAAAAAGTAAAAATATACTTTTAAGTAATCTTCCAAATATTTCATCTTTAGATGATGCTTCAACAAATGTAAATAATCAAGAGTTGTTTAAAAAAGTTATTGATTTTTCTATTCTTTCTACAAATACAAGTGATAGAAAATTAGGAAGTTGGGCAAAAGTTTCGCAAAATAGTTATATTTTTTATTTGGAATCAAATCCTATAAATTTTGTTTTAGAAAATAACTCTTTTGTTTGTAAAAGCCAAGAAGATATTTGCAAAGAGCTTAATTAA
- a CDS encoding methyl-accepting chemotaxis protein, with translation MLKNVSTRKKLFLLPIVFIVVIIACASIFLYFESNASGRQNIVKHTDVLIQQMLKGRISVYQFLQNPNEQAALKVRSDFSDLQANLRDLKGKLVEQRNVDLVGELLDLSGKYLYLFDRMYPIKIAEYTGTLEDTEQLTNSIKELASVGLSLEEKLNIISKNAAELRDKTIKEMDYVLLVTLILAIIFFVSFSLLLANNLIKSLANFEKGLLSFFHFINNDNSGKIEHLDDSSKDEFGTMAKIVNENIERTKITLESDKKFLGEIDAIAEDIKNGFLNKRLNNKAESRNLESLREHLNDMFHSLQIKICTNINHVTEALERYAKLDFTHRIPNCRSGVTTGLNNLADIINEMLVENKSNGLTLGGSSEILLKNVDVLNKNSNEAAAALEETAAAVEEISSNISNNTDNIIQMSRLASSVTSSVTNGQTLASQTTSAMNEIDKEVNAINEAITVIDQIAFQTNILSLNAAVEAATAGEAGKGFAVVAQEVRNLASRSAEAAREIKNLVESATQKADQGKKISEDMISGYKALNENIIQTIELIKGVESSSKEQLAGIEQINHAINSLDQQTQENAQIASQTYSVAVQTDTIAKLVLSNANDKEFIGKDEVKAKALSTNEDIETKTITKKEIKKVTSSKPKDEIKCAKVDEDEWTSF, from the coding sequence ATGCTAAAAAATGTTTCTACCAGAAAAAAGTTATTTTTACTACCAATAGTATTTATTGTTGTAATTATTGCCTGTGCTTCAATATTTTTATATTTTGAAAGCAATGCAAGTGGAAGACAAAATATAGTTAAACATACTGATGTACTTATCCAACAAATGTTAAAGGGAAGAATTTCAGTTTATCAATTTTTACAAAACCCAAATGAACAAGCTGCTTTAAAAGTTAGAAGTGACTTTTCGGATCTTCAAGCAAATCTTAGAGATTTGAAAGGTAAATTAGTAGAGCAAAGAAATGTTGATTTAGTTGGTGAACTTTTAGATTTATCTGGAAAATATTTATATCTATTTGATAGAATGTATCCTATAAAAATTGCTGAATATACTGGAACTTTAGAAGATACAGAACAACTTACAAATAGTATAAAAGAACTTGCAAGTGTAGGTCTTAGTTTAGAAGAAAAATTAAATATTATTAGTAAAAATGCTGCTGAACTTAGAGATAAAACAATCAAAGAGATGGATTATGTATTACTTGTAACTTTAATTCTAGCTATTATTTTCTTTGTCTCTTTTTCTCTTTTATTAGCAAATAATTTAATAAAATCTTTAGCTAATTTTGAAAAAGGTTTATTAAGTTTTTTCCATTTTATAAATAATGATAATAGTGGAAAAATCGAACACTTAGATGATAGTTCAAAAGATGAATTTGGAACTATGGCAAAAATTGTAAATGAAAATATCGAAAGAACAAAAATAACTTTAGAATCAGATAAAAAGTTTTTAGGTGAAATCGATGCAATTGCAGAAGATATAAAAAATGGATTTTTAAATAAAAGGCTAAATAATAAAGCTGAATCTAGAAATTTAGAATCTTTAAGAGAGCACCTAAATGATATGTTCCATAGTTTACAAATAAAAATTTGTACAAATATAAATCACGTAACTGAAGCGCTTGAAAGATATGCAAAACTTGATTTTACACACAGAATTCCAAATTGTAGAAGTGGTGTAACAACTGGTTTAAATAACCTTGCCGATATTATAAATGAAATGCTTGTTGAAAATAAATCAAATGGTTTAACTTTAGGTGGAAGTAGTGAGATTTTATTAAAAAATGTTGATGTATTAAATAAAAACTCAAATGAAGCTGCTGCTGCACTTGAAGAAACAGCAGCTGCTGTAGAAGAGATTTCAAGTAATATTTCAAACAACACTGATAATATTATTCAAATGTCAAGACTTGCTTCAAGTGTTACAAGTTCTGTAACAAATGGGCAAACACTAGCAAGTCAAACAACAAGTGCAATGAACGAAATAGACAAAGAAGTAAATGCTATAAATGAAGCGATTACAGTTATTGACCAAATTGCCTTCCAAACAAATATTCTTTCACTAAATGCTGCTGTTGAAGCTGCAACTGCTGGAGAAGCTGGAAAAGGATTTGCTGTTGTTGCACAAGAAGTGCGAAATCTAGCAAGTAGAAGTGCTGAAGCTGCACGTGAAATAAAAAATCTAGTTGAAAGTGCTACACAAAAAGCAGATCAAGGTAAAAAAATATCAGAAGATATGATAAGTGGATATAAAGCATTAAATGAAAATATCATACAAACTATTGAACTTATAAAAGGTGTTGAATCTTCAAGTAAAGAACAACTTGCAGGAATTGAACAAATAAATCATGCCATCAACTCTTTAGACCAACAAACACAAGAAAATGCACAAATTGCTTCGCAAACATATAGTGTTGCTGTTCAAACAGACACTATTGCTAAATTAGTTCTTTCAAATGCAAATGACAAAGAATTTATAGGAAAAGATGAAGTAAAAGCAAAAGCACTTTCAACTAATGAAGATATTGAAACAAAAACAATAACTAAAAAAGAGATAAAAAAAGTAACTTCTTCGAAACCAAAAGATGAAATAAAATGTGCTAAAGTAGATGAAGATGAGTGGACAAGTTTTTAA
- a CDS encoding YitT family protein: MKKINLKHYIFIVLGSLAMAFGTVCFLSPNQIITGGGVGISLLLHALFPQITLGIFMAMVSIPFLILSYVYFGKYYLFKTFIVVILLSTFTDVLKEVLHVKPMTNDILLAAIFGGIFIGLGVGFVIKGRASTGSTSVVGEIVAKKTKYKAAEVLLAIDATIMFASVFVYNDINKSLYSMLSVYVGIRVIDMILTGRPSKKIVNIVSNNVEVLKEQIRERIEEHGTILTGIGLHQGQNKTIIYVTVEASKIDLLKNLITKYDPDAFMIITEASEFLGRGLK; this comes from the coding sequence ATGAAAAAAATAAATTTAAAACATTATATATTTATAGTATTAGGTTCATTGGCAATGGCATTTGGAACAGTATGTTTTTTATCTCCAAATCAGATAATTACAGGTGGAGGAGTAGGAATTTCTTTACTTTTACATGCACTTTTTCCTCAAATTACCTTAGGTATTTTTATGGCAATGGTAAGTATTCCATTTTTGATTTTATCTTATGTTTATTTTGGGAAATACTATTTATTTAAAACATTTATTGTAGTAATACTTTTATCAACTTTTACAGACGTTTTAAAAGAAGTTTTACACGTAAAACCGATGACAAATGATATTTTATTGGCTGCAATTTTTGGTGGGATTTTTATAGGTTTAGGTGTTGGTTTTGTAATAAAAGGAAGAGCATCGACAGGAAGTACTTCGGTTGTTGGAGAAATAGTTGCAAAAAAAACAAAATATAAAGCAGCAGAAGTTTTACTTGCTATTGATGCAACTATTATGTTTGCATCGGTTTTTGTTTACAACGATATAAATAAATCCCTTTATAGTATGCTTAGTGTTTATGTTGGGATTAGAGTTATTGATATGATTTTAACGGGGCGTCCTTCTAAAAAAATAGTAAATATTGTTTCAAATAATGTAGAAGTTTTAAAAGAGCAAATAAGAGAAAGAATCGAAGAACACGGTACGATTTTAACAGGAATTGGACTTCATCAAGGACAAAATAAAACTATTATTTATGTTACAGTTGAAGCTAGTAAAATTGATTTATTAAAAAATTTGATAACAAAATATGATCCAGATGCTTTTATGATAATAACAGAAGCTTCAGAGTTTTTAGGCAGAGGTTTAAAATAG
- a CDS encoding primosomal protein N', giving the protein MYFYELALLKSPLENLTFQSEEEIKIGTKVLIKLKQRKALDEAVIIKIVEKPDFKCTDISEITNEFYDEKMLEIASFISTYYVCSLGEALSIYNPFDKTIKQILNEEKFDSKIVLSGLQEKAKEFLKQKKQALLFANTGAGKTEIYIKIIEECLNSGKQAVLLMPEISLTPQMQKRLEKVFAKSVAIWHSKITKKKKAQILQGLQEGSIKLIAGARSALFLPYSDLGVIVVDEENDDSYKSDSKPRFHTKDLSIYIAKKYNLQLILGSATPSSSSFFKIPFFRLDETYHKTEKIYSFEDSDMNLSPKIINKIETTINSQNQVIVFLPTRANFKYQICTTCGKSVECPYCSVSMSLHKNDLALKCHYCGYTQQIPNSCPSCKTGIIHNLRVGTAQIEEELKAIFPQKNIKRFDRDEIKTENQLKTILNDFNSGKIDILVGTQMLSKGHDYHNVKLAVVLGIDSVLNMNSYKAREKALSLLIQISGRSGRSGFGEVIIQTKNQEFFDYYLNESNYEEFLQSELEFRKDLYPPYLKMAKVTFSHTNGLKVKDEMDFYVKLFKQNKNIEVVGFGQSPIFKIANKYRYEIILRSNNVKALLQTLHSINSANASIDMDTIY; this is encoded by the coding sequence ATGTATTTTTATGAACTTGCTTTATTAAAATCACCTTTAGAAAATCTTACTTTCCAAAGTGAAGAAGAAATAAAAATTGGAACAAAAGTTTTAATAAAATTAAAACAAAGAAAAGCTTTAGATGAAGCAGTTATCATAAAAATAGTTGAAAAACCAGATTTTAAATGTACAGATATTAGTGAAATTACAAATGAATTTTATGATGAAAAGATGCTTGAAATTGCAAGTTTTATCTCTACATATTATGTTTGTTCGTTAGGTGAAGCTCTTAGTATTTATAATCCTTTTGATAAAACTATAAAACAAATTTTAAATGAAGAAAAATTTGATAGTAAAATTGTTTTATCAGGTCTACAAGAAAAAGCCAAAGAGTTTTTAAAACAAAAAAAACAAGCACTTTTATTTGCAAATACAGGTGCTGGAAAAACAGAAATTTATATAAAAATTATTGAAGAGTGCTTGAATAGTGGTAAACAAGCAGTTTTACTTATGCCAGAGATTTCTTTAACTCCTCAAATGCAAAAAAGATTGGAAAAAGTTTTTGCTAAAAGTGTAGCTATTTGGCATTCTAAAATTACAAAAAAGAAAAAAGCACAAATTTTACAAGGTTTACAAGAAGGAAGTATAAAACTTATTGCAGGTGCAAGATCAGCACTTTTTTTACCATATTCAGATTTGGGCGTGATTGTTGTAGATGAAGAAAATGATGATTCTTATAAAAGTGATTCAAAACCGCGATTTCATACAAAAGATTTAAGTATTTATATAGCTAAAAAGTATAATTTACAACTTATTCTTGGAAGTGCAACACCATCTTCTAGTTCATTTTTTAAAATACCTTTTTTTAGGCTTGATGAAACTTACCATAAAACAGAAAAGATTTATAGTTTTGAAGATAGTGATATGAATTTATCACCAAAAATTATAAATAAAATAGAAACTACAATAAATAGCCAAAATCAAGTTATAGTTTTTTTACCAACACGAGCAAATTTTAAATATCAAATTTGTACAACATGTGGGAAATCAGTTGAATGTCCATATTGTAGTGTTTCTATGAGTTTACATAAAAATGATTTGGCTTTAAAATGTCACTATTGTGGTTATACTCAACAAATTCCAAACTCTTGTCCTAGCTGTAAAACTGGAATTATTCATAATTTAAGAGTGGGAACTGCGCAGATTGAAGAGGAATTAAAAGCGATTTTTCCACAAAAAAATATCAAAAGATTTGACAGAGATGAGATAAAAACAGAAAATCAACTAAAAACTATTTTAAATGATTTTAATAGTGGAAAAATAGATATTTTAGTTGGAACTCAGATGCTTTCAAAAGGGCATGATTATCATAATGTAAAGCTTGCTGTTGTTTTAGGAATTGATTCTGTTTTAAATATGAATTCATATAAAGCAAGAGAAAAAGCACTTTCTTTACTTATTCAAATATCAGGACGAAGTGGAAGAAGTGGTTTTGGAGAAGTTATAATTCAAACAAAAAATCAAGAGTTTTTTGATTATTACTTAAATGAGTCAAATTATGAAGAGTTTTTACAAAGCGAACTAGAGTTTAGAAAAGATTTATATCCACCATATTTAAAAATGGCAAAAGTTACATTTTCTCATACAAATGGACTTAAAGTAAAAGATGAAATGGATTTTTATGTAAAACTTTTTAAACAAAATAAAAATATAGAGGTTGTAGGTTTTGGACAAAGTCCTATATTTAAAATAGCAAACAAATACAGATATGAAATCATTCTTCGTTCAAACAATGTAAAAGCATTACTTCAAACTTTACACTCTATAAACTCAGCAAATGCTTCAATAGATATGGATACAATCTACTAA
- the hypB gene encoding hydrogenase nickel incorporation protein HypB codes for MCKDCGCVIAGQENNHHHHDHEHDHDHSHHNSHDSASHQAAHETLHHNPQLNDAKTISVIQKILDKNDHEAAHNRAHFDNHKVLGINLMSSPGSGKTTFLENIADMVNFKFAVVEGDLETSRDADRLKAKGINAVQIQTGSACHLDAFMVHKGLHDISLDGIDVCFVENVGNLVCPASYDVGTHLNIVLVSVPEGEDKIAKYPVMFRSADLILITKTDLLPYFDYDIEKEKAEARKLKPNVDILEVNIKDKQSLQNVIDWINFKRKMR; via the coding sequence ATGTGTAAAGATTGCGGCTGTGTAATAGCAGGACAAGAAAATAATCACCATCATCACGACCACGAGCATGATCATGACCATTCTCATCATAATTCACATGATAGTGCATCTCATCAAGCAGCACACGAAACACTACATCATAATCCACAACTAAATGATGCAAAAACAATTTCAGTTATTCAAAAGATTTTAGATAAAAATGACCACGAAGCAGCTCATAATAGAGCGCATTTTGATAATCATAAAGTTTTAGGAATAAATCTGATGTCAAGTCCAGGAAGTGGAAAAACTACATTTTTAGAAAATATTGCTGATATGGTAAATTTCAAATTTGCAGTTGTTGAAGGTGATTTGGAAACTTCAAGAGATGCAGATAGACTTAAAGCAAAAGGAATAAATGCTGTTCAAATACAAACAGGAAGTGCTTGTCACTTAGATGCGTTTATGGTTCATAAAGGTTTACATGATATCTCTTTAGATGGTATTGATGTTTGTTTTGTGGAAAATGTAGGAAATCTAGTATGTCCAGCATCTTATGATGTGGGAACTCACTTAAATATTGTTTTAGTTTCAGTTCCAGAAGGTGAAGATAAGATAGCAAAATATCCAGTTATGTTTAGAAGTGCAGATTTAATACTTATTACAAAAACAGATTTACTTCCATATTTTGATTATGATATTGAAAAAGAGAAAGCAGAAGCTAGAAAACTAAAACCAAATGTTGATATTTTAGAAGTAAATATCAAAGATAAACAATCACTTCAAAATGTAATTGATTGGATAAATTTCAAAAGAAAGATGAGATAA
- a CDS encoding nucleotide pyrophosphohydrolase: MDIEKIKQRIQKFSDDRNWESFHNPKNLVMALNGEVGELNEIFQWLNFEESMNLPDDVKEHTKEEVADIAIYLIRICMKLDIDLEKAILNKMTKNEAKYPAETSQGGSKKYSKSRENR, translated from the coding sequence ATGGATATAGAAAAAATAAAACAAAGAATACAAAAGTTTAGTGATGATAGAAATTGGGAAAGTTTTCATAATCCAAAAAATCTAGTTATGGCATTAAACGGCGAAGTAGGTGAGTTAAATGAGATTTTCCAATGGCTAAATTTTGAAGAATCGATGAATTTACCAGATGATGTAAAAGAACATACAAAAGAAGAGGTTGCTGATATTGCTATTTATCTTATAAGAATTTGTATGAAGCTTGATATAGACCTTGAAAAAGCAATATTAAATAAGATGACAAAAAATGAAGCTAAATATCCAGCCGAAACATCTCAAGGTGGAAGTAAAAAATATAGTAAGAGTAGGGAAAATAGATAA
- the hypE gene encoding hydrogenase expression/formation protein HypE, with amino-acid sequence MTKTITLAQGNGGAENNELITKVFYNAFKNEILEKSEDAAVIENGKLAFSTDSFTVSPLFFNGANIGKLAICGTCNDLAMMGAKPKYLTCSVIIEEGFEVEQLEIIVNSMKEELAKNEAIIVSGDTKVVPRGAVDKIFINTTGIGEILYSGISSNNITQDDLILVSRDIGAHGATIFTAREGMDMHSNLKSDCNSLYPQVKALIDAGIKITALRDATRGGVSAVLNEWAKQSNICIEVEEEQIPVSDEVKGICEMLGFEATNLANEGTFVLAISKDDAARAIEVLHKFEEAKNACIIGKVTQQYPQRVILNSSWGTKRFLDTPTGELLPRIC; translated from the coding sequence ATGACTAAAACAATAACATTAGCTCAAGGAAATGGTGGAGCAGAGAACAATGAGCTTATAACAAAGGTATTTTATAATGCTTTTAAAAATGAAATACTAGAAAAAAGTGAAGATGCAGCAGTTATAGAAAATGGCAAACTAGCATTTAGTACAGATAGTTTTACAGTAAGTCCTCTTTTTTTTAATGGAGCAAATATAGGAAAACTTGCCATTTGTGGAACTTGTAATGATTTAGCCATGATGGGAGCAAAACCAAAATATCTCACTTGTTCAGTTATCATAGAAGAGGGTTTTGAAGTAGAACAACTTGAAATTATCGTAAACTCTATGAAAGAAGAGTTAGCAAAAAATGAAGCGATTATCGTAAGTGGTGATACAAAAGTAGTACCACGTGGTGCTGTTGATAAAATCTTTATAAATACAACTGGTATTGGAGAGATACTTTATAGTGGAATTAGTTCAAACAATATTACGCAAGATGACTTGATACTTGTTAGTCGTGATATTGGAGCTCATGGAGCTACTATATTTACTGCACGTGAGGGTATGGATATGCACTCAAATTTAAAAAGTGATTGTAACTCTTTATATCCTCAAGTAAAAGCTTTGATAGATGCTGGTATTAAAATAACAGCTTTAAGAGATGCTACAAGAGGTGGAGTAAGTGCAGTGTTAAATGAGTGGGCAAAACAATCAAATATTTGTATCGAAGTAGAAGAAGAACAAATTCCAGTTAGTGATGAGGTAAAAGGAATTTGTGAAATGCTTGGTTTTGAAGCAACAAATCTAGCAAATGAAGGAACTTTTGTACTTGCAATATCAAAAGATGATGCAGCTCGTGCAATAGAAGTTTTACATAAGTTTGAAGAGGCAAAAAATGCTTGTATTATTGGAAAAGTAACGCAACAATATCCACAAAGAGTTATATTAAATAGTTCTTGGGGAACAAAAAGATTTTTAGATACACCAACTGGTGAATTACTTCCAAGAATATGTTGA
- a CDS encoding HypC/HybG/HupF family hydrogenase formation chaperone, which produces MCLSIPSKIKSIDTQMNTCVVDTMGVERSASLDLIDQEVKVGDYVLIHIGFAMNKIDEEYALESLKVYQEIIDKMEEDDRLAAIEESQNCPNR; this is translated from the coding sequence ATGTGTTTATCAATACCATCGAAAATAAAAAGTATAGATACACAGATGAATACTTGCGTAGTTGATACTATGGGAGTTGAAAGAAGTGCTAGTTTAGATTTAATAGATCAAGAGGTAAAAGTAGGAGATTATGTTTTAATTCATATAGGTTTTGCTATGAATAAAATAGATGAAGAATATGCTTTAGAATCTCTAAAAGTTTATCAAGAAATCATAGATAAAATGGAAGAAGATGACCGTTTAGCAGCTATTGAAGAATCGCAAAACTGTCCAAATAGATAA